The following are encoded in a window of Mycoplasma anserisalpingitidis genomic DNA:
- the prfA gene encoding peptide chain release factor 1 has translation MYNSLLKIKEKHDEMEKQLLDPEVVSDIKKYTKITKEINSIKDIVETFNSYLQAENNLILSKEMLQEKDDELVSLAKMEISSSEEIMSKLTDELKILILPKDENDNRDVIVEIRGAAGGDEANIFAGDLFRMYTKWCDQNDLKWKTLDSTPAEAGGFTLITFSVSGEKPYSKLKFESGVHRVQRVPVTETKGRVHTSTATVTVMPEIDDDVEIEIKPEDIRVDVFRSSGNGGQSVNTTDSAVRITHFKTGIVVSCQEGKSQIQNREIALRILKSKLYDLEIQKKLEEESGYRKLAGSGARSEKIRTYNYPQDRVTDHRISFSTSLSPVMDGKINSIIDALLTEEQNEKIKEAGL, from the coding sequence ATGTATAACTCACTATTAAAAATTAAAGAAAAACACGATGAAATGGAAAAACAACTACTTGATCCTGAGGTTGTTTCTGATATCAAGAAATACACTAAAATAACAAAAGAAATAAACTCAATTAAAGATATTGTTGAAACGTTTAATTCTTATTTACAAGCAGAAAATAATTTAATTCTTTCAAAAGAGATGTTGCAAGAAAAAGATGATGAATTAGTTAGTTTGGCTAAAATGGAAATTTCTAGCTCTGAAGAGATTATGTCTAAATTAACTGATGAATTGAAAATTTTAATTTTACCTAAAGATGAAAACGATAATCGAGATGTTATAGTTGAAATCAGAGGTGCTGCTGGAGGTGATGAAGCTAATATCTTTGCTGGTGATTTGTTTAGAATGTACACAAAATGATGTGATCAAAATGATCTCAAATGAAAAACACTTGATTCAACACCAGCTGAAGCAGGTGGTTTCACTTTAATAACTTTTTCTGTTTCTGGTGAAAAACCATATTCAAAACTAAAATTTGAAAGTGGTGTACATAGAGTTCAAAGAGTTCCAGTTACCGAAACCAAGGGAAGAGTTCACACAAGTACTGCAACGGTTACAGTTATGCCTGAAATTGATGATGATGTAGAAATTGAGATTAAACCTGAAGATATTAGAGTTGATGTATTCCGCTCAAGTGGTAACGGTGGTCAGTCAGTTAACACAACCGATAGTGCTGTAAGAATTACACACTTTAAAACTGGTATTGTTGTTTCATGTCAAGAAGGTAAATCTCAAATTCAAAATAGAGAAATTGCACTTAGAATTCTTAAATCTAAGCTTTATGATTTAGAAATTCAAAAGAAATTAGAAGAAGAATCCGGATATAGAAAATTAGCCGGTTCAGGTGCAAGAAGTGAAAAAATAAGAACATATAACTATCCACAAGACAGAGTAACAGATCATAGAATTAGTTTCTCAACAAGTTTATCTCCAGTTATGGACGGAAAAATTAATTCA
- the def gene encoding peptide deformylase: MYEINLVKLPRKVLREKSLEVPIPLSDEDIELAEKMIYHVDDSQKPNTKFRPAVGVAAVQYGVLKRVFYIHVKDYQDRTIFRDVLFNPMVLNKAVMLNALAEGEGCLSVDDSWPNQEGFVHRANRIVVRAYSYFQQKEVTYDVSDYVAIVMQHELDHLDGKLFIDHINKKHPWRKKEKCKYL; this comes from the coding sequence ATGTACGAAATAAATTTAGTTAAACTACCAAGAAAAGTCTTAAGAGAAAAATCATTGGAAGTGCCAATTCCTTTGTCAGATGAAGATATTGAATTAGCTGAAAAAATGATTTATCACGTTGATGACAGTCAAAAACCTAACACAAAATTTAGACCTGCAGTTGGAGTTGCTGCTGTACAATATGGTGTATTAAAAAGAGTGTTTTATATCCATGTAAAAGATTATCAAGATAGAACTATTTTTAGAGATGTTTTATTTAATCCTATGGTTCTTAATAAGGCTGTGATGCTTAATGCTTTGGCTGAAGGTGAAGGATGTTTAAGTGTTGATGATAGTTGACCTAATCAAGAGGGATTTGTTCATAGAGCAAATCGAATTGTTGTAAGAGCTTATAGTTATTTTCAACAAAAAGAAGTGACATACGATGTTTCTGATTATGTAGCAATAGTAATGCAACATGAATTGGATCACCTTGATGGTAAATTATTTATTGACCATATTAACAAAAAACACCCTTGAAGAAAAAAAGAAAAATGTAAATATTTATAG
- a CDS encoding ArsR family transcriptional regulator: protein MIKLEDFFKVCSSKINLELLIHLYLCEENECNVQSLVELTGQKQANISKHFMYLRKLKLVESFKNGANVFYKLNPEFKKTYSKYLDHISLDPTYSKFACECIDWNNVKRKIIHNH from the coding sequence TTGATTAAATTAGAAGATTTCTTTAAGGTTTGTTCTTCAAAAATAAATTTAGAGTTATTAATTCATTTGTATCTTTGTGAAGAAAATGAATGCAATGTTCAGTCTCTTGTAGAACTCACTGGTCAAAAACAAGCTAATATTTCAAAACATTTCATGTATTTAAGAAAATTAAAATTAGTTGAGTCATTTAAAAATGGTGCTAATGTATTTTACAAATTAAATCCTGAATTTAAAAAAACATACTCAAAGTATTTAGATCACATTTCCCTTGATCCAACTTACTCAAAATTCGCATGTGAATGCATTGATTGAAATAATGTTAAACGCAAAATAATTCATAATCATTAA
- a CDS encoding AAA domain-containing protein produces the protein MNQSNSFVKNPNQRYAAILDNLLEVTQNDPSVFTSLNTNHFYDFYKVFGRDYFSALVRVSATSGAKIELPFIESNLSRVRKAAESIDEPSLMIELFKNNDLELSDNIKSQLFTNFENTKPKLIEKIRVDIQKSALKWKILDRKALSVLDETNIWPMHLGFLYVSVSIEDKKIYAPLFFHEVSIEFKNGRPFLIVHKNIKLNEKLVFILNNAGFNINITFDYSGMSIEQIIFRLSRDWNNVFPLPENIVTPFEKKNPDNINNKTIQFHTGMVLGIFLPGGGYSRKRMKEIIDNDEIDKIFNIDFLKSAYAKKLDKQIFTDKPKLFNITKTNFSQDRAILSSLIQDTVIWGPPGTGKSQTIVNLLANILFVGRTALVASQKKAALEVIRNRLQDLRMFCLCLLTSKDFSKRSFYEPLQAFIDYLEYFSEFKSLPAGGNQIIQDDELKWIEITKDINKSQSVDKILDTYRFLMSNCYKPFSSNIKESATCLSETGLNKTDYDNLRVLAKNVEMPHSVSQSGTIDLTEFGPWKKEFMRLNDKSNAFTRYTNPENFKHYRQLRKRAKEIENLLPRNYSGQISDFFIKTASVSYEQLEWVESISSRQPDYDRNELTEIENIKKIMTINTIRKITRFSSEDLQMYKEFAATIRLANMDPHKFIKNYGRIIKKIIPVVITTPDTDLSIWEKGEFDYVILDESSQIFIEKGLPLLYLGKTKILSGDENQMRPTNWFGVRSSDDTIFGNVESLLDYALSLGVFKILLDKNYRANHASLMTFSSKHFYKSQLDVVDVAGSNEEDAIEVIQVNGKWEDNKNIVEANTAIEILKENIDNYKKIILLSFNAKQGDYITNLIIQKYPDLEMAMRENRLMIRNLENIQGDEADLVVATVAYDKTAKIFSTYVGRTGGMNALNVAISRAKDKMIVIKTIKSTDISNNTNSTDTMIFRLWLEFLEKTDQERRDFVKIAINRSKNSTITSYENNISEIVVNDIDKVTRNKTNIELVQNYSVGTLNIDLMVLVDKKPYKAYIFDDFSYVKNVNNFIEFKDKYKFLKSKNYDVKLVNIINWAIIKNSEMKCYEDAKILQFINSNYGANNFTRSNDDEEIALNLSDDFYNENSSKDINELSKEWALYFNDEEKEQVTNTQETIKPEVVKKATKNKENNALNPTKKNSSKKTASKGIKDK, from the coding sequence ATGAATCAATCAAATAGTTTTGTAAAAAACCCTAATCAAAGATATGCTGCAATTTTAGATAATTTACTTGAAGTAACTCAAAATGACCCTTCAGTTTTTACATCTCTTAATACAAATCATTTCTATGATTTTTACAAAGTTTTTGGTAGAGACTACTTTAGTGCTCTGGTAAGAGTCAGTGCGACAAGCGGAGCTAAAATTGAACTACCATTTATTGAATCGAATCTTTCAAGAGTTAGAAAAGCTGCCGAAAGTATTGATGAACCTTCTTTAATGATTGAACTTTTTAAAAATAATGACCTTGAATTAAGCGATAACATTAAATCACAATTATTCACCAACTTTGAAAATACTAAACCAAAATTAATTGAAAAAATAAGAGTGGATATTCAAAAGTCTGCATTGAAATGAAAGATTCTTGATAGAAAAGCGCTTTCAGTTTTAGATGAAACTAATATTTGACCAATGCACCTTGGTTTTCTATACGTTTCAGTTTCTATTGAGGATAAGAAAATTTATGCACCTTTATTTTTCCATGAAGTAAGCATTGAATTTAAAAATGGTAGACCATTTTTAATCGTTCATAAAAATATTAAATTAAACGAGAAACTTGTGTTTATTCTTAATAATGCTGGATTTAATATCAATATAACTTTTGACTACTCAGGAATGTCTATTGAACAAATCATCTTTAGGTTAAGTAGAGATTGAAATAATGTTTTTCCTCTTCCGGAGAATATAGTAACACCATTTGAGAAGAAAAATCCAGACAACATTAATAACAAAACAATTCAATTCCATACTGGTATGGTTTTAGGTATATTTTTACCTGGTGGTGGATACTCAAGAAAGAGAATGAAGGAAATTATTGATAATGATGAAATTGATAAAATCTTTAACATCGATTTTCTTAAATCTGCATATGCTAAAAAATTAGATAAACAAATTTTTACTGATAAACCAAAATTATTTAATATTACTAAAACCAATTTTTCACAAGATAGAGCTATTTTATCATCATTAATTCAAGATACAGTTATTTGAGGTCCTCCTGGTACTGGTAAATCTCAAACAATTGTTAATTTACTTGCTAATATTCTTTTTGTTGGAAGAACTGCATTAGTAGCTTCACAAAAAAAAGCGGCTCTTGAAGTTATCAGAAACCGTTTACAAGATCTTAGAATGTTCTGCTTGTGTTTATTAACAAGCAAAGATTTTAGTAAAAGAAGTTTTTATGAACCTCTTCAAGCATTCATCGATTATTTAGAATACTTTAGTGAATTTAAATCACTTCCAGCTGGCGGTAATCAAATAATTCAGGATGATGAATTAAAATGAATTGAAATTACTAAAGATATAAACAAAAGTCAGTCGGTTGATAAAATTCTTGATACATATAGATTCTTAATGTCTAATTGTTACAAACCATTTAGTTCAAACATTAAAGAATCTGCAACATGTTTAAGTGAGACAGGTTTAAATAAAACTGATTATGATAATTTAAGAGTTTTAGCTAAAAATGTTGAAATGCCTCATAGCGTTTCACAAAGTGGAACTATAGATTTGACTGAATTTGGTCCATGAAAAAAAGAGTTCATGAGATTAAATGATAAATCAAATGCTTTTACAAGATATACAAATCCCGAAAACTTTAAACACTACAGACAACTAAGAAAACGTGCTAAAGAAATTGAGAATTTATTACCACGTAATTATTCTGGTCAAATTAGTGATTTCTTTATTAAAACAGCTTCAGTTTCATACGAGCAACTAGAGTGAGTTGAATCAATTTCAAGTAGACAACCCGATTATGATCGTAATGAATTAACTGAAATTGAAAATATTAAGAAGATAATGACAATTAATACAATAAGAAAAATTACTCGTTTTAGCTCGGAAGATTTGCAAATGTACAAAGAATTTGCTGCAACAATTAGATTAGCAAATATGGATCCGCATAAATTCATAAAAAATTACGGAAGAATTATTAAGAAAATTATTCCTGTTGTAATCACCACTCCTGATACAGACTTAAGTATTTGAGAAAAAGGTGAATTTGATTATGTTATTCTTGATGAATCATCACAGATTTTCATTGAAAAAGGTTTACCATTGCTTTACCTAGGAAAAACAAAAATTCTTTCGGGTGATGAAAACCAAATGCGTCCAACCAACTGATTTGGTGTAAGAAGTAGTGATGATACAATTTTTGGAAATGTTGAGTCACTTTTAGATTATGCACTAAGTTTAGGTGTATTTAAAATTCTACTTGACAAAAACTACCGTGCTAACCATGCTTCTTTAATGACTTTCTCATCAAAACATTTCTATAAATCACAGCTTGATGTAGTTGATGTTGCAGGCTCTAACGAAGAAGATGCTATTGAAGTTATTCAAGTAAATGGTAAATGAGAAGACAATAAAAACATTGTAGAAGCCAACACAGCTATAGAAATTCTTAAGGAAAATATCGATAATTACAAGAAAATTATTTTACTTTCGTTTAATGCTAAACAAGGCGATTACATTACTAATTTAATTATTCAAAAATACCCTGATCTTGAAATGGCAATGCGTGAAAATCGGCTTATGATAAGAAATCTTGAAAATATTCAAGGTGATGAGGCTGATCTAGTTGTAGCTACGGTAGCTTACGATAAAACAGCTAAAATTTTCTCAACATATGTTGGTCGTACAGGTGGTATGAACGCGTTAAATGTTGCTATTTCTCGTGCAAAAGATAAAATGATTGTTATTAAGACAATTAAGTCAACTGATATTTCAAATAACACAAATAGTACAGATACGATGATTTTTAGACTTTGATTAGAATTTCTTGAAAAAACTGACCAAGAAAGACGTGATTTTGTAAAAATCGCCATTAATCGTAGCAAAAATTCAACAATAACTAGTTATGAAAACAACATATCTGAAATTGTTGTTAATGATATTGACAAAGTTACAAGAAATAAAACTAATATTGAATTAGTTCAAAATTACTCGGTTGGAACATTGAATATTGATTTAATGGTATTAGTTGATAAAAAACCTTATAAAGCTTATATTTTCGACGATTTTAGTTATGTTAAAAATGTAAATAACTTCATTGAATTCAAGGATAAATACAAATTCTTAAAATCCAAAAATTATGACGTTAAACTAGTAAATATTATTAATTGAGCAATCATTAAAAATAGTGAAATGAAATGTTATGAAGATGCTAAAATACTACAATTTATTAATTCAAATTATGGAGCAAATAACTTCACTAGAAGTAATGATGATGAAGAAATTGCATTAAATCTTTCTGATGATTTCTATAATGAAAATAGTTCTAAAGATATTAATGAATTATCTAAAGAATGAGCATTATACTTTAATGATGAAGAAAAAGAACAAGTAACCAATACACAAGAAACAATCAAGCCTGAAGTAGTTAAAAAGGCAACAAAAAACAAAGAAAATAATGCATTAAACCCAACTAAAAAAAATAGTTCTAAAAAAACTGCTTCAAAAGGTATTAAGGATAAGTAA